The Paraburkholderia sp. SOS3 genome includes a region encoding these proteins:
- a CDS encoding MFS transporter — translation MTSTPGSAEDAHAEQTYGKITRRLIPFLFLCYVFAFLDRINIGIAQLDMKHDVGFSDLTYSIGAGIFFLGYVLMEVPSNLLLARIGVKRTFSRIMVLWGIVAAATAFVTAPAHLYTVRFLLGLAEAGLYPGVIFYLTRWYPVERRAKVIAIFTCATGIAGLVGGPLSGALMTYFNDVFGLRGWQWMFIVQGLPASVLGVIAFSYLDDGPQQAAWLTEREKAVVLGDLRRSSSVSATHAEHTFGRALGDFRVYVMGFVWFAQIAGVFAIGFWLPALIKKSGVGSALHIGLYSAIPYFVSWVALVMLNRHSDRTMERRWHCAIAMLVGAAALVWAGFTSGNLAMSLVALSIATAGILAPNPLIWAISTDYIRGSGAAGGVAIINCVGLLGGFVSPMIIGSIKTVTGSMAGGLGAIAVLMTIGAIAAIAFAPATSGTVAAGAASPSEGAQAHGDGSGTVADAAL, via the coding sequence ATGACCTCAACCCCAGGCAGCGCGGAGGACGCGCATGCGGAACAGACCTACGGCAAGATCACGCGCAGGCTGATTCCATTCCTGTTTCTCTGCTACGTGTTCGCGTTTCTCGATCGCATCAATATCGGCATCGCGCAACTCGATATGAAGCACGACGTCGGCTTCAGCGATCTGACGTACAGCATCGGCGCCGGAATCTTTTTTCTCGGCTATGTGCTGATGGAAGTGCCCAGCAATCTGTTGCTGGCCCGTATCGGCGTGAAGCGCACGTTTTCACGCATCATGGTGCTGTGGGGCATCGTTGCGGCCGCAACCGCTTTTGTGACCGCGCCCGCGCATCTGTACACCGTGCGGTTTCTGCTCGGGCTCGCCGAAGCCGGGCTGTATCCGGGCGTGATCTTTTATCTGACGCGCTGGTATCCGGTCGAGCGCCGTGCGAAGGTGATCGCGATTTTCACCTGCGCGACCGGTATCGCGGGTCTGGTCGGCGGCCCGCTGTCCGGCGCGCTGATGACGTATTTCAACGACGTATTCGGACTGCGCGGCTGGCAGTGGATGTTTATCGTGCAGGGGCTGCCGGCCAGTGTGCTCGGCGTGATCGCATTCTCTTATCTCGACGACGGGCCTCAACAGGCAGCGTGGCTCACCGAGCGCGAGAAGGCCGTCGTGCTCGGCGACCTTCGTCGCAGCTCAAGTGTCAGCGCGACGCATGCGGAACATACGTTCGGTCGTGCGCTTGGCGATTTTCGTGTCTACGTGATGGGCTTCGTGTGGTTTGCGCAGATCGCCGGCGTGTTTGCAATCGGCTTCTGGCTGCCGGCGCTGATCAAGAAGTCGGGCGTCGGCAGCGCGTTGCATATCGGGCTCTATTCGGCGATTCCGTACTTCGTCAGCTGGGTGGCGCTGGTGATGCTCAATCGTCATTCCGACCGGACGATGGAGCGGCGCTGGCATTGCGCGATCGCCATGCTCGTCGGCGCCGCGGCGCTCGTATGGGCCGGGTTCACGAGCGGCAATCTGGCGATGTCGCTGGTCGCGTTGTCGATCGCGACGGCCGGCATTCTCGCGCCGAACCCGCTGATCTGGGCGATTTCGACCGACTATATTCGCGGCAGCGGAGCGGCAGGCGGCGTCGCCATTATCAATTGCGTGGGGCTGCTCGGCGGTTTCGTCAGCCCGATGATCATCGGCTCGATCAAGACAGTGACGGGCAGCATGGCCGGCGGCCTCGGTGCGATTGCGGTGCTGATGACAATCGGTGCGATCGCGGCGATTGCGTTTGCGCCGGCGACATCGGGCACGGTCGCGGCGGGCGCGGCTTCGCCATCGGAAGGCGCGCAAGCGCATGGTGATGGCAGCGGCACGGTTGCCGATGCGGCGCTGTGA
- a CDS encoding sugar-binding transcriptional regulator translates to MTTISTNDSLPSRLNSDPQREQLMAQVAKLYYDLERTQNEIAKETGLTRWQVARLLREAREVGIVRIEIIPRSPRLPHLEADMQRRFGLREAIVLAASGDEDVELNVVTQAAGRYLAGLQPSPSLVGVSWGRTMIKMAQWLPPRWNDGVHVVLLNGAISIRNVAEQTNNVAERFAHAGNGHATLLPVPAMLGSARTREALEQDMVVAEALRIADEAPVACFSMGELSDRSVLVESGYVDQAIMRELAKRGAVGDILGRFIDANGEIVAPELDSRTIGLRPERLRDKAYSIGVCVGERKHKVARACLRARYVNVLATDEATARFLLEHGDE, encoded by the coding sequence ATGACAACCATTTCGACGAACGATTCGCTGCCGTCGCGACTGAACTCCGATCCGCAACGCGAGCAGTTGATGGCGCAAGTCGCCAAGCTCTACTACGACCTCGAGCGCACCCAGAACGAAATCGCGAAGGAAACGGGCCTTACGCGCTGGCAGGTCGCGCGGCTGCTGCGCGAAGCGAGGGAAGTCGGCATCGTGCGCATCGAGATCATTCCGCGCTCGCCGCGTCTGCCGCATCTCGAGGCCGACATGCAGCGCCGCTTCGGGCTGCGCGAAGCGATCGTGCTCGCGGCGAGCGGCGACGAGGACGTCGAGCTGAACGTCGTCACGCAGGCGGCAGGGCGCTATCTGGCCGGTCTGCAGCCGTCGCCGTCGCTGGTCGGCGTGTCGTGGGGCCGCACGATGATCAAGATGGCGCAGTGGCTGCCGCCGCGCTGGAACGACGGCGTGCACGTCGTGCTGTTGAACGGCGCGATCAGCATCCGCAACGTCGCCGAGCAGACCAACAACGTTGCCGAGCGTTTCGCGCATGCCGGTAACGGGCACGCGACGCTGCTGCCGGTGCCCGCGATGCTCGGCAGCGCGCGCACGCGCGAAGCGCTCGAACAGGACATGGTGGTCGCCGAAGCACTGCGTATCGCCGACGAAGCGCCGGTCGCGTGCTTCAGCATGGGCGAACTGTCGGACCGCTCGGTGCTCGTCGAGTCCGGTTATGTCGACCAGGCGATCATGCGCGAGCTCGCGAAGCGTGGCGCCGTCGGCGATATCCTCGGCCGTTTCATCGACGCAAACGGCGAAATCGTCGCGCCGGAGCTTGATAGCCGCACCATCGGCTTGCGGCCCGAGCGGTTGCGCGACAAGGCGTACTCGATCGGCGTCTGCGTCGGCGAGCGCAAGCACAAGGTCGCGCGCGCCTGTTTGCGCGCGCGCTATGTCAACGTGCTCGCCACCGACGAGGCGACCGCGCGCTTCCTGCTGGAGCACGGCGATGAGTGA
- a CDS encoding sugar ABC transporter ATP-binding protein has protein sequence MSDYVLDVSHVSKRFPPNVVALVDASLRVKPGEVHCLLGANGAGKSTLLKIVAGAHRPDTGALHIDGQPVDLRNPQEASAAGIAMIYQELDLIPQMTVEENLLLGHVPRRFGIVSRAKRRALAAAALARVGATFPLTARVETLSIANQQLAAIARALTGAAKVVVMDEPSAALNETELEKVFQVIREIVAGGVSVVYVSHRLNEIREIGDRVTVLRAGKTVETFEVAAVDEHTLVSAVVGDSHELLERGEHAPPRETFALRIRRLAGPAGLEIRDLDVREGEVVGLAGLNGAGRTTLLKALFGVQPSSGEIELFGAPYRPKHAKDAIRRGIGLVPESRKTEGLVLDAPIYRNATLAHNRRYRWLSHRRMKARTQPVLGQLQTKFGSLTQPVRQLSGGNQQKVVLAKWVIDGAKLLLLDEPSRGLDIGAKADLYRLARGLAEQGAAVLVASSELEELYANCNRIWVIHEGKNVVCFDPAVTPSLEIQQATIIGRRT, from the coding sequence ATGAGTGACTACGTACTGGACGTGAGCCATGTATCGAAGCGTTTTCCGCCGAACGTCGTCGCGCTCGTCGATGCGTCGCTGCGCGTGAAGCCCGGCGAAGTGCATTGCCTGCTTGGCGCGAACGGCGCGGGCAAGAGCACGCTGCTCAAGATCGTGGCCGGCGCGCATCGGCCCGATACCGGCGCGCTGCATATCGACGGCCAGCCTGTCGATCTGCGCAATCCGCAGGAAGCGAGCGCGGCAGGCATCGCGATGATCTATCAGGAACTCGACCTGATCCCGCAGATGACGGTCGAAGAAAACCTGCTGCTCGGCCACGTGCCGCGGCGCTTCGGCATCGTGTCGCGCGCGAAGCGCCGCGCGCTTGCCGCGGCGGCGCTCGCGCGGGTCGGCGCGACCTTCCCGCTGACCGCGCGCGTCGAGACGCTGTCGATCGCGAACCAGCAGCTTGCCGCCATCGCGCGCGCGCTGACGGGCGCCGCGAAGGTCGTCGTGATGGACGAGCCTTCGGCGGCGCTCAACGAAACCGAGCTCGAGAAAGTGTTCCAGGTGATTCGCGAGATCGTGGCCGGCGGCGTGTCCGTGGTTTATGTGAGTCACCGGCTCAACGAAATTCGCGAGATCGGCGACCGCGTGACGGTGCTGCGCGCGGGCAAGACCGTCGAGACGTTCGAGGTGGCCGCCGTCGACGAGCACACGCTCGTGTCGGCCGTAGTCGGCGACAGCCACGAACTGCTGGAACGCGGCGAACATGCGCCGCCGCGCGAGACGTTCGCATTGCGTATCCGGCGCCTGGCCGGCCCCGCCGGTCTCGAGATTCGCGATCTCGACGTGCGCGAGGGCGAAGTGGTCGGGCTCGCGGGACTGAACGGCGCGGGCCGCACGACGCTGTTGAAGGCGCTGTTCGGCGTGCAGCCTTCGAGCGGCGAGATCGAACTGTTCGGCGCGCCGTATCGCCCGAAACATGCGAAAGACGCGATTCGCCGCGGCATCGGCCTCGTTCCCGAAAGCCGTAAGACCGAAGGCCTCGTGCTCGATGCGCCGATCTATCGCAACGCGACGCTCGCGCACAACCGCCGCTACCGCTGGCTTTCGCATCGACGCATGAAGGCGCGCACGCAACCGGTGCTCGGGCAGTTGCAGACCAAATTCGGTTCGCTGACGCAACCGGTGCGCCAGCTCTCGGGCGGCAACCAGCAGAAGGTCGTGCTCGCGAAGTGGGTGATCGACGGCGCGAAGCTGCTGCTGCTCGACGAGCCGAGCCGCGGTCTCGACATCGGCGCAAAGGCGGACCTCTACCGGCTCGCGCGCGGCCTCGCGGAACAGGGCGCGGCGGTGCTCGTCGCGAGCAGCGAACTCGAAGAACTGTACGCGAACTGCAATCGGATCTGGGTCATTCACGAAGGCAAAAACGTCGTCTGTTTCGATCCGGCCGTCACGCCGAGTCTCGAGATCCAGCAGGCGACCATCATCGGACGAAGGACTTGA
- a CDS encoding enoyl-CoA hydratase-related protein — protein sequence MKLASHLGTNPLATLQLEEIDQQILVVTLNRPAASNAITTTMGDELIRVFGALEADPAQYRCVILTGAGERAFCGGADLKEREGMSDERFGVQHYLFERMNRALTYCPLPLVCAANGSAVAGGLELLLACDFAYAAKTAVFGFTEVKRGIMPGGGGTQQLPRTIGARRAKELIFRGARFTADEALAWGVVNRLCEPGRVLADAIEAARDICSSAPLSVVQAKKAIDLGMQGDLRTGLYLEIEAYNRLIPTADRLEGISAYNEKRQPVFKGR from the coding sequence TTGAAACTTGCCTCACACCTTGGTACGAACCCGCTTGCGACGCTGCAGCTCGAGGAGATCGACCAGCAGATTCTGGTGGTGACCCTGAATCGCCCGGCGGCGTCGAACGCGATCACCACGACGATGGGCGACGAACTGATTCGCGTATTCGGCGCGCTCGAAGCGGACCCTGCGCAATATCGCTGCGTGATCCTGACCGGCGCCGGCGAGCGCGCGTTCTGCGGGGGGGCCGACCTGAAAGAACGCGAGGGCATGAGCGACGAACGGTTCGGCGTGCAGCATTACCTGTTCGAGCGGATGAACCGCGCGCTCACGTATTGCCCGCTGCCGCTGGTCTGCGCGGCGAACGGCTCGGCGGTGGCCGGCGGTCTCGAACTGCTGCTCGCCTGCGATTTCGCTTATGCAGCGAAGACGGCCGTATTCGGCTTTACCGAAGTGAAGCGCGGCATCATGCCTGGCGGCGGCGGCACGCAGCAATTGCCGCGCACGATCGGCGCACGCCGCGCCAAAGAGCTGATTTTCCGCGGCGCGCGTTTTACCGCGGACGAAGCGCTTGCGTGGGGCGTGGTCAACCGGCTGTGCGAGCCGGGCCGCGTCCTGGCCGACGCGATCGAGGCCGCACGCGATATCTGCAGCAGCGCACCGCTCTCGGTCGTGCAGGCGAAGAAGGCGATCGACCTCGGCATGCAGGGCGATCTGCGGACCGGGCTTTATCTGGAGATCGAAGCGTATAACCGGCTGATTCCGACTGCCGACAGGCTCGAAGGCATCAGCGCATACAACGAGAAACGGCAGCCCGTATTCAAGGGCCGTTAG
- a CDS encoding substrate-binding domain-containing protein: MFKSTAHALRFVSVAVCAAAALTATPTAEAKGLKIGFSQVTLQSPFYVQLKEGAQAAAKANGDELIFLDANGDVNKQNNDIQDLLTRKVNVLIVNPVNPDAVAPSLDAASRAHVPVITVDRAAHGSVAAYIGRDNVKMGELSGKALVAALKKKGVTSGKIVEIQGDAGGTVMQDRRKGFHNAFNGTGFKVVEGPYSEYIRANAVTAMQDLLQANADLKAVVAHNDDMALGAMQVLQEANRKDVLVAGIDGLSEALNAIESGNQYVATALNDPRYLGDITIQTAEQVAAGKKVPSFVDAGTEVVTKDNVRQIKHDGLFGEYRPKVY, from the coding sequence ATGTTCAAGAGCACAGCTCATGCATTGAGATTCGTGTCCGTCGCCGTCTGCGCGGCAGCCGCGCTGACGGCGACCCCAACCGCCGAGGCCAAAGGTCTGAAAATCGGCTTCAGCCAGGTGACGCTTCAATCGCCGTTCTATGTCCAGCTCAAGGAGGGTGCGCAGGCCGCCGCCAAGGCGAACGGCGACGAGCTGATCTTTCTCGACGCGAACGGCGACGTGAACAAGCAGAACAACGACATTCAGGATCTGCTCACGCGCAAGGTCAACGTGCTGATCGTCAATCCCGTGAACCCCGATGCGGTGGCGCCGTCGCTCGATGCCGCAAGCCGCGCGCACGTGCCGGTCATTACCGTCGACCGCGCCGCGCACGGCAGCGTGGCGGCCTATATCGGCCGCGACAACGTGAAGATGGGCGAGCTGTCGGGCAAGGCGCTCGTCGCCGCGCTGAAGAAGAAAGGCGTGACGAGCGGGAAGATCGTCGAGATTCAGGGCGATGCGGGCGGCACCGTGATGCAGGATCGTCGCAAGGGGTTTCACAACGCATTCAACGGCACCGGTTTCAAGGTCGTCGAGGGTCCGTATAGCGAATACATTCGCGCCAACGCCGTCACCGCGATGCAGGATCTGCTGCAGGCGAACGCCGATCTGAAGGCGGTCGTCGCGCACAACGACGACATGGCCCTCGGCGCGATGCAGGTGCTGCAGGAGGCCAATCGCAAGGACGTGCTGGTCGCAGGTATCGACGGCCTGTCCGAGGCGCTCAACGCGATCGAGAGCGGCAATCAGTATGTCGCGACCGCGCTGAACGATCCGCGCTATCTCGGCGACATCACGATCCAGACTGCCGAACAGGTGGCGGCCGGCAAGAAGGTGCCGTCGTTCGTCGATGCGGGCACGGAAGTCGTCACGAAGGACAACGTCAGGCAGATCAAGCACGACGGGCTGTTCGGCGAATATCGTCCGAAGGTGTACTGA
- a CDS encoding FGGY-family carbohydrate kinase, whose product MSLLLGLDFGTGSVRAGLYDAGTHKLVRVAEARYPTVYPRLGWAEQAPLTWWQALGEACRELMASAGHPRVAGICVATTSSTVVAADEHGVPLRPALLWMDCRAGNEANGTRAVRHPMMSAGGDAVEWLVPKAIWLARNEPDIYRRAARICEAVDLVNYWLTGRWVASQLNATCKWNYDTVQQRFPIDLYERLGVPDLADKLPGEMIRVGGRIGPLTEEAARHLGIAGQPVVAQGGIDAHMAMLSAGATGPGDLLFIGGTSIVQLMHIPEWVDVPGMWGPYPNALIDGPWLIEGGQVSAGSILHWLAHQMFGLDEAGHQALIAEAAELKPGETGLLVLDYWMGNRTPYRSSELRGAILGLSLNHQRKDVYRASVEAIALGSANVFHTLRAAGIEVRRVIAAGGFQKNPLWLRATIDATGVPFEVVAHDNLTLIGAAAAAACGVGECAQLREAVASFATRGVRVDPDPQAHEQYQMLLERYREATDTVGPIVSRPPLEAAAAMRSAA is encoded by the coding sequence ATGTCCTTGCTCTTGGGGCTGGACTTCGGCACGGGCAGCGTTCGTGCCGGTTTGTACGATGCGGGCACGCACAAGCTCGTGCGCGTGGCGGAAGCGCGCTATCCGACCGTTTATCCGCGCCTCGGATGGGCGGAGCAGGCGCCGCTCACGTGGTGGCAGGCGCTCGGCGAAGCGTGCCGCGAGCTGATGGCGAGCGCCGGACATCCGCGTGTCGCTGGAATCTGTGTGGCGACGACTTCGTCGACCGTCGTCGCCGCGGACGAACACGGCGTTCCGCTGCGGCCCGCGCTGCTGTGGATGGATTGCCGTGCCGGCAATGAAGCGAACGGCACGCGTGCCGTGCGTCATCCGATGATGAGCGCCGGCGGCGACGCAGTCGAATGGCTCGTGCCGAAGGCGATCTGGCTCGCTCGCAACGAACCGGACATATATCGCCGGGCGGCGCGCATCTGCGAAGCCGTCGACCTCGTGAACTACTGGCTCACCGGCCGCTGGGTGGCATCGCAATTGAATGCGACCTGCAAGTGGAATTACGACACGGTTCAGCAGCGTTTCCCCATCGACCTCTACGAACGGCTCGGCGTGCCCGATCTCGCCGACAAGCTGCCCGGCGAGATGATCCGCGTCGGCGGCCGGATCGGTCCGCTCACGGAAGAGGCCGCGCGGCATCTTGGCATCGCCGGGCAGCCGGTCGTGGCGCAGGGCGGCATCGATGCGCATATGGCGATGCTGAGCGCGGGCGCCACGGGTCCGGGCGACCTGCTTTTCATCGGCGGCACGTCGATCGTTCAGCTCATGCACATTCCCGAATGGGTCGACGTGCCCGGCATGTGGGGGCCTTATCCGAACGCGCTGATCGACGGGCCGTGGCTTATCGAGGGCGGCCAGGTGTCGGCCGGCTCGATCCTGCACTGGCTCGCGCATCAGATGTTCGGTCTCGACGAGGCCGGTCATCAGGCGCTGATCGCCGAGGCGGCCGAACTCAAACCCGGTGAAACGGGCCTGCTGGTGCTCGACTACTGGATGGGCAACCGCACGCCCTACCGGTCGTCGGAGCTGCGCGGCGCGATCCTCGGCCTGTCGCTGAACCATCAGCGCAAGGATGTCTACCGCGCATCGGTCGAAGCGATCGCGCTCGGCTCGGCCAATGTGTTTCATACGTTGCGTGCGGCCGGCATCGAGGTGCGGCGCGTGATCGCGGCTGGCGGTTTCCAGAAGAACCCGCTATGGTTGCGCGCAACCATCGATGCGACGGGCGTCCCGTTCGAAGTCGTCGCTCACGACAACCTCACGCTGATCGGCGCGGCCGCTGCTGCGGCATGCGGCGTCGGCGAATGCGCGCAGTTGCGCGAGGCGGTCGCGAGCTTCGCGACGCGCGGCGTGCGCGTCGACCCGGACCCGCAAGCGCACGAGCAATACCAGATGCTGCTCGAACGCTATCGCGAGGCGACCGACACGGTGGGTCCGATTGTCTCCCGGCCGCCGCTCGAGGCGGCTGCCGCCATGAGGTCCGCAGCATGA
- a CDS encoding galactitol-1-phosphate 5-dehydrogenase, whose translation MRAAVMHRPGDIRVEEVEKPSVRPGHALVRVAACGVCGSDIPRMLSKGAHVMPLICGHEFAGFVEALGSGVEGFSVGELVTVPPLIPCLKCDQCMRGHPSRCLDYDYFGSRRDGAYAEFVGVPATNLVKVPQTMDPTAASLVDPAAIAIHAIWQGELKAGQNAAVVGCGPIGLFAIQWMKLMGARNIVAIDIAEDKLEMARTAGATHTLLSGQPDADLPRCHLIVEAAGHPSAINQAVQLAGPGGHVVFIGIPTADVALTSKSFSHFLRQEVSLHGAWNSFSGPFPGDEWTAAIDKLATGALRWDFMITHDLPLEALPDMFQHFAEKKGAAKVVFRPS comes from the coding sequence GTGCGAGCAGCTGTCATGCATCGGCCGGGCGACATCCGTGTCGAAGAAGTCGAAAAACCGTCTGTGAGGCCGGGCCACGCACTCGTGCGCGTGGCCGCGTGCGGCGTGTGCGGGTCCGATATCCCGCGCATGCTGAGCAAGGGCGCGCATGTGATGCCGCTGATTTGCGGTCACGAATTCGCGGGCTTCGTCGAAGCGCTCGGCAGCGGCGTGGAAGGCTTTTCGGTCGGCGAACTGGTGACCGTGCCGCCGCTGATTCCGTGTCTGAAATGCGATCAATGCATGCGCGGGCATCCGTCGCGTTGTCTCGACTACGACTACTTCGGCAGCCGCCGCGACGGCGCCTATGCCGAGTTTGTCGGCGTACCGGCAACCAATCTCGTGAAAGTGCCGCAGACGATGGACCCGACCGCGGCCTCGCTCGTCGATCCCGCTGCGATCGCGATTCACGCGATCTGGCAGGGCGAACTGAAGGCCGGCCAGAACGCCGCCGTGGTCGGCTGCGGACCGATCGGCCTGTTCGCGATTCAATGGATGAAGCTGATGGGCGCGCGCAACATCGTCGCGATCGACATCGCGGAAGACAAGCTCGAGATGGCGCGCACCGCGGGCGCCACGCACACGCTGCTAAGCGGCCAGCCCGATGCGGATCTGCCGCGTTGCCATCTGATCGTCGAAGCGGCGGGCCACCCGAGCGCGATCAATCAGGCCGTGCAGCTCGCGGGCCCGGGCGGCCACGTGGTGTTCATCGGCATTCCGACCGCCGACGTCGCGCTGACGAGCAAGAGCTTTTCGCACTTTCTGCGTCAGGAAGTCTCGTTGCACGGCGCATGGAATTCGTTCTCGGGCCCGTTCCCCGGCGACGAGTGGACCGCTGCGATCGACAAGCTCGCGACCGGCGCGCTGCGCTGGGACTTCATGATCACGCACGATCTTCCGCTCGAGGCGCTGCCCGACATGTTCCAGCATTTCGCGGAAAAGAAGGGGGCGGCCAAAGTCGTGTTCCGTCCGTCGTAG
- a CDS encoding hydroxymethylglutaryl-CoA lyase, translated as MTTQDSFVQIREVGLRDGLQMVRTILTSAQKLDWCRCMVDAGVTDIEVTSFVPPKVVPQFADAADVASGALKIDGLHAAALVPNLKGAQRAFEVGLGKVHFVLSASNEHNLKNVRRSTAESVEDFARIVAARDESDAPGVRGIELGAGIATAFGCTIAGKVDERMVLDLVDTLLEAGADEITIADTVGYANPGQVRALMRRVCAMAGSVPVACHFHDTRGLGLANVVAALDAGVRRFDASLGGLGGCPFAPNATGNINTEDTVFLLESEGMHTGVEIGRLLEIREKIAAWLPGEPFTGAIARAGLPITFEPAQAVAA; from the coding sequence ATGACGACGCAAGACTCGTTTGTGCAGATTCGCGAAGTCGGATTGCGCGACGGCCTGCAGATGGTGCGCACCATCCTGACGAGCGCGCAGAAGCTCGACTGGTGCCGCTGCATGGTCGATGCGGGCGTGACCGATATCGAAGTGACGTCGTTCGTGCCGCCGAAAGTCGTGCCGCAGTTCGCGGACGCAGCCGACGTGGCGAGCGGCGCGCTGAAGATCGACGGCCTGCATGCGGCCGCGCTGGTGCCGAACCTGAAAGGCGCGCAGCGTGCGTTCGAAGTGGGCTTGGGAAAGGTGCACTTCGTGCTGTCCGCGAGCAACGAGCACAACCTGAAGAACGTGCGGCGCAGCACCGCGGAATCGGTCGAGGACTTTGCGCGGATCGTCGCGGCGCGCGACGAAAGCGACGCCCCCGGCGTGCGCGGCATTGAACTCGGCGCCGGCATTGCGACGGCATTTGGCTGCACGATTGCCGGCAAGGTCGACGAACGGATGGTGCTGGACCTCGTCGACACGCTGCTCGAGGCAGGGGCCGACGAGATCACGATCGCCGATACGGTCGGCTACGCAAATCCCGGCCAGGTGCGCGCGCTGATGCGTCGCGTCTGTGCGATGGCGGGCAGCGTGCCGGTTGCGTGCCACTTCCACGACACGCGCGGGCTGGGACTCGCCAACGTGGTTGCCGCGCTCGACGCGGGCGTGCGCCGCTTCGATGCCTCGCTCGGCGGACTCGGCGGTTGCCCGTTCGCGCCGAACGCGACGGGCAACATCAATACCGAGGACACGGTGTTTTTGCTGGAATCTGAAGGTATGCACACGGGCGTCGAGATCGGCAGACTGCTTGAGATTCGCGAGAAGATCGCCGCGTGGCTGCCGGGCGAGCCGTTTACCGGCGCGATCGCGCGCGCTGGTTTGCCGATCACGTTCGAACCGGCGCAAGCGGTCGCTGCGTGA
- a CDS encoding CaiB/BaiF CoA transferase family protein: MKKTATATPARRSLPLEGVCVIEIGHSLAAPYAGMILGSLGADVIKIESAEGGDYARDWGPPFIDGAAALFHAVNHGKSSITMSLSNPHDAAALRELIVRRADVVLQNLKAGGTEKYGLGSAQMLALKPSLVYCNLGAFGTTGPWRDKPGYDPLAQALSGLMSFLGGPGEPLSRIPVSVNDMGTGLWAALGILAALFRRAASGVGEVVSVSLYETALSWAGMQIADYLASGNLPGRWGSGTAAIVPHQAFACADGTIMVAAGNDRLFRRLCEVLGLPALADDVRFATNGARVEHRVELIELLQQAFGTARIAHWLDRFDAAGIPCGPIQTIDEVVAHEQTKALDILRTTDDGAASFVGLPVSFGGVRPARNGRTPKLGEHNHLLAKTPLETP; this comes from the coding sequence ATGAAAAAGACCGCTACCGCTACGCCCGCACGCAGGTCTCTGCCGCTGGAAGGGGTGTGCGTGATCGAGATCGGCCATAGCCTCGCGGCACCCTATGCGGGGATGATCCTCGGTTCGCTCGGCGCGGACGTGATCAAGATCGAAAGCGCGGAGGGCGGCGACTACGCGCGCGATTGGGGGCCGCCGTTTATCGACGGCGCCGCGGCGCTATTTCATGCGGTCAATCACGGCAAGTCGAGCATTACGATGTCGCTGTCGAACCCGCACGACGCGGCGGCGTTGCGCGAGTTGATCGTGCGGCGCGCGGACGTCGTGCTGCAAAACCTGAAAGCCGGGGGCACGGAGAAATACGGCTTGGGCAGCGCACAGATGCTCGCGCTGAAGCCGTCGCTCGTGTACTGCAATCTCGGCGCATTCGGCACGACCGGACCGTGGCGCGACAAGCCCGGCTACGATCCGCTCGCGCAGGCGCTGTCCGGCCTGATGAGCTTTCTCGGCGGCCCGGGCGAACCGTTGAGCCGCATTCCGGTATCGGTCAACGATATGGGCACGGGCCTGTGGGCGGCGCTTGGCATACTGGCCGCGCTGTTTCGCCGTGCGGCGAGCGGCGTGGGCGAGGTCGTTTCCGTTTCGCTGTACGAGACCGCGCTGAGCTGGGCCGGGATGCAGATCGCCGACTACCTCGCATCGGGCAACTTGCCCGGCCGCTGGGGTTCGGGCACGGCGGCGATCGTTCCGCATCAGGCATTTGCATGCGCCGACGGCACGATCATGGTCGCGGCCGGCAACGACAGGCTGTTCCGGCGTTTGTGCGAGGTGCTCGGCCTGCCCGCGCTGGCCGACGACGTCCGCTTTGCGACGAATGGCGCGCGCGTCGAGCATCGCGTCGAACTGATCGAATTGCTGCAACAGGCGTTCGGCACCGCGCGCATCGCGCATTGGCTCGACCGGTTCGACGCTGCCGGCATTCCATGCGGCCCGATCCAGACAATCGACGAAGTCGTTGCGCACGAGCAGACGAAGGCGCTCGATATCCTGCGCACGACCGACGACGGCGCGGCGAGTTTTGTGGGCCTGCCCGTGTCGTTCGGCGGCGTGCGGCCCGCACGCAACGGCCGCACGCCGAAGCTCGGCGAACACAACCATCTGCTGGCGAAGACGCCACTGGAGACACCTTGA